One Desulfovibrio sp. X2 genomic window carries:
- the rbr gene encoding rubrerythrin, whose product MKSLKNTQTEKNLMAAFAGESQARNRYTFFSSKAKSDGFVQVSSIFNETADQEKEHAKRLFKFMEGGEIEITGSFPAGVIADTHTNLIASAGGEHHEYTEMYPSFAAVAEKEGFPEIAAVFRNIAVAEQFHERRFLDFAKNIKEGRVFKREGKTAWRCRNCGFIHEGPEAPGLCPACAHPQAHFEMLGINW is encoded by the coding sequence ATGAAATCCCTGAAGAACACCCAGACCGAAAAGAACCTCATGGCCGCCTTCGCCGGCGAGTCCCAGGCCCGCAACCGCTACACCTTCTTCTCCAGCAAGGCCAAGAGCGACGGCTTCGTCCAGGTCTCCTCCATCTTCAACGAGACCGCCGACCAGGAGAAGGAGCACGCCAAGCGCCTCTTCAAGTTCATGGAAGGCGGCGAGATCGAGATCACCGGCTCGTTCCCGGCCGGCGTCATCGCCGACACCCACACCAACCTGATCGCCTCGGCCGGCGGCGAGCACCACGAGTACACCGAGATGTACCCGAGCTTCGCGGCCGTGGCCGAGAAGGAAGGCTTCCCCGAGATCGCGGCCGTGTTCCGCAACATCGCCGTGGCCGAGCAGTTCCATGAGCGCCGCTTCCTCGACTTCGCCAAGAACATCAAGGAAGGCCGCGTCTTCAAGCGCGAGGGCAAGACCGCCTGGCGCTGCCGCAACTGCGGCTTCATCCACGAAGGTCCCGAGGCCCCGGGTCTCTGCCCGGCCTGCGCCCATCCGCAGGCCCACTTCGAGATGCTGGGCATCAACTGGTAG
- the selA gene encoding L-seryl-tRNA(Sec) selenium transferase: MSVLFRHLPSMDRLLRHLEADPELAGRPRAMLRDLADGFLGLLREEIRSGALTAEDELALERMLPRLTAFVRLKSRPHFRRVLNATGVVIHTNLGRSCLAEAATEAVIDACRNYSNLEFDLATGKRGSRYAHVEEILCRITGAEAALVVNNNASAVLITLDTLAKDREVIVSRGQLVEIGGSFRIPDVMRKSGATLVEVGATNRTHLRDYENAVTENTGMLLKVHCSNFRIIGFTKEVPLAELVTLGRSRGIPVVEDLGSGNFFDFARIPGLALSEPTVPQTVASGADVVTFSGDKVLGGPQAGIIVGRKKWIDKIKKNPLNRALRIDKMTLAALEATFRLYLDMDRAREEIPTLSMITASADELRAKARSLAARLRRELAGRASVSTRPGASRVGGGSFPEYDLPTTLVAVDPAAPVSVEALRAALLAVDPPLVGRVEEGSLLLDPRTLRRDEFPLAASALIQGLDSAGPATERH, encoded by the coding sequence GTGTCCGTCCTCTTCCGCCATCTGCCGTCCATGGACCGTCTCCTGCGCCACCTGGAGGCCGACCCCGAGCTTGCGGGCAGGCCCCGCGCCATGCTGCGCGACCTGGCCGACGGCTTCCTCGGCCTGCTGCGCGAGGAGATACGAAGCGGCGCCCTGACCGCCGAGGACGAGCTGGCGCTCGAGCGCATGCTGCCGCGTCTGACCGCCTTCGTGCGCCTGAAGTCGCGCCCCCATTTCCGCCGCGTGCTGAACGCCACCGGCGTGGTCATCCACACCAACCTCGGCCGCTCCTGCCTGGCCGAGGCGGCCACCGAGGCGGTCATCGACGCCTGCCGCAACTACTCGAACCTGGAGTTCGACCTGGCCACGGGCAAGCGCGGCAGCCGCTACGCCCACGTGGAGGAGATCCTCTGCCGCATCACCGGCGCCGAGGCCGCCCTGGTGGTCAACAACAACGCCTCGGCCGTGCTCATCACCCTGGACACCCTGGCCAAGGACCGCGAGGTCATCGTCTCGCGCGGCCAGCTCGTGGAGATCGGCGGCTCGTTCCGCATCCCGGACGTCATGCGCAAGTCCGGCGCCACCCTCGTGGAGGTGGGCGCCACCAACCGCACCCACCTGCGCGACTACGAGAACGCCGTCACCGAGAACACCGGGATGCTGCTCAAGGTCCACTGCTCCAACTTCCGCATCATCGGCTTCACCAAGGAGGTGCCGCTCGCCGAGCTCGTCACGCTCGGCCGCAGCCGCGGCATCCCGGTGGTCGAGGACCTGGGCAGCGGCAACTTCTTCGACTTCGCGCGCATCCCGGGCCTCGCCCTGTCCGAGCCCACCGTGCCCCAGACCGTGGCCTCGGGCGCGGACGTGGTCACCTTCTCGGGCGACAAGGTGCTGGGCGGCCCGCAGGCGGGCATCATCGTGGGCCGCAAGAAATGGATCGACAAGATCAAGAAGAACCCGCTGAACAGGGCGCTGCGCATCGACAAGATGACCCTGGCGGCGCTCGAGGCCACCTTCCGCCTCTACCTGGACATGGACCGCGCCCGCGAGGAGATCCCCACGCTTTCCATGATCACCGCCTCCGCCGACGAACTGCGCGCCAAGGCCCGCTCCCTGGCCGCGCGCCTGCGGCGCGAGCTCGCGGGCCGCGCCTCGGTCTCCACCCGACCCGGCGCCTCGCGCGTGGGCGGCGGCTCGTTCCCGGAATACGACCTGCCCACCACCCTGGTGGCCGTGGACCCGGCCGCGCCCGTCTCCGTGGAGGCGCTGCGCGCCGCGCTCCTGGCCGTGGACCCGCCGCTCGTGGGCCGCGTGGAGGAGGGGAGCCTGCTGCTCGACCCGAGAACGCTTCGGCGCGACGAATTTCCCTTGGCCGCCTCGGCCCTGATCCAGGGGCTCGACTCGGCCGGTCCCGCAACCGAACGGCACTAG
- a CDS encoding aminopeptidase, producing the protein MAPKKAPELESKPRSCWDVYSTARHRNAMDTLADDYLAFLTACKTERETVRYAAALAARNGFVEDLTGKAGFRVMRGKTILLARRGKRPLSEGFRLVGAHCDTPRIDLKQHPLFEEVQVGLAKTHYYGGIRKHQWLARPLALHGVIALKNGKVVEIALGEDPKDPVFTIGDLLPHLAQKQAEQKLSEAFDAEKLSIVMGHEPAPAEKKDEENGKGRVKKRLLSLLHQRYGIVEDDFYSAELQAVPAGPARSVGLDSSILGGYGHDDRICCYAALSALMAAKTPEHAQIVILWDKEEIGSDGSTGAKSRFFEYCLEDLVDAWQPKAKARNVLMAGKALSSDVHAAIDPDYQDVHERLNASLFGYGPTFCKFTGHRGKYMANDAHAEYVAWMRKVLDDAGVPWQMAELGRVDQGGGGTVAKHLAEYGMDIIDFGPPILSMHSPFELASKADLYATKLAFEAFLKS; encoded by the coding sequence ATGGCCCCCAAGAAGGCCCCTGAACTGGAATCCAAGCCCCGCAGCTGCTGGGACGTCTACTCCACGGCCAGGCACAGGAACGCCATGGACACCCTGGCGGACGACTACCTGGCCTTCCTCACGGCCTGCAAGACCGAGCGCGAGACCGTGCGCTACGCCGCGGCCCTGGCCGCCAGGAACGGCTTCGTCGAGGACCTGACCGGCAAGGCGGGCTTTCGCGTCATGCGCGGCAAGACCATCCTGCTCGCCCGGCGCGGCAAGCGCCCCCTGTCCGAGGGCTTCCGCCTCGTGGGCGCGCACTGCGACACCCCGCGCATAGACCTCAAGCAGCACCCCCTCTTCGAGGAAGTCCAGGTGGGCCTGGCCAAGACCCACTACTACGGCGGCATCCGCAAGCACCAGTGGCTCGCGCGGCCCCTGGCCCTGCACGGCGTCATCGCCCTCAAGAACGGCAAGGTCGTCGAGATCGCCCTGGGCGAGGACCCCAAGGACCCCGTCTTCACCATCGGCGACCTCCTGCCCCACCTCGCCCAGAAGCAGGCCGAGCAGAAGCTCTCCGAGGCCTTCGACGCCGAGAAGCTGTCCATCGTCATGGGCCACGAGCCCGCCCCGGCCGAGAAGAAGGACGAGGAGAACGGCAAGGGCCGCGTCAAGAAGCGCCTGCTCTCGCTCCTGCACCAGCGCTACGGCATCGTGGAGGACGACTTCTACAGCGCCGAGCTGCAGGCCGTGCCCGCCGGGCCCGCACGGTCCGTGGGCCTGGACTCCTCCATCCTCGGCGGCTACGGCCACGACGACCGCATCTGCTGCTACGCCGCCCTTTCGGCCCTCATGGCCGCCAAGACGCCCGAGCACGCCCAGATCGTCATCCTCTGGGACAAGGAGGAGATCGGCTCCGACGGCTCCACCGGCGCCAAGTCCCGCTTCTTCGAATACTGCCTGGAAGACCTCGTGGACGCCTGGCAGCCCAAGGCCAAGGCCCGCAACGTGCTCATGGCGGGCAAGGCGCTCTCCTCGGACGTGCACGCCGCCATCGACCCGGACTACCAGGACGTGCACGAGCGGCTGAACGCCTCGCTCTTCGGCTACGGCCCCACCTTCTGCAAGTTCACCGGCCACCGCGGCAAGTACATGGCCAACGACGCCCACGCCGAATACGTGGCCTGGATGCGCAAGGTCCTGGACGACGCGGGCGTGCCCTGGCAGATGGCCGAGCTCGGCCGCGTGGACCAGGGCGGCGGCGGCACCGTGGCCAAGCATCTGGCCGAGTACGGCATGGACATCATCGACTTCGGCCCGCCCATCCTCTCCATGCACTCGCCCTTCGAGCTGGCCTCCAAGGCCGACCTCTACGCCACCAAGCTGGCCTTCGAGGCCTTCCTGAAGTCCTGA
- a CDS encoding folylpolyglutamate synthase/dihydrofolate synthase family protein, with the protein MPISNDSAPSGAAPFAGVADVLARLEGLGLFHMDLTLARMEAFAAEAGLSRPPYVCVHVVGTNGKGSTCAFLESILRAHGLRTGLYASPHFTDVRERVKIDGRLIPEADFLAAANRVGPLCEKLGLTYFEFLTALALDAFAHARVDVAVLEAGLGGRYDAVAAVTRDLLCCTPIGMDHMKVLGPTLRDIARDKAGAMRPNLPVLSAPQELDALEELLSEAARCRTSFTSIPPLGLDDAARTPLGLSGAHQRANAALALAAFREIAPRLRVTPDDAAVARGLARAFLPGRLQRVPAEASGATPDEPEVWLDGAHNAPGLAALGAALQELGVRPAAVVFSCFADKEPETLAPHVLALTDGPLVVPGLDVPGRASDAPAVVEALGRRAVPAASLDEALDMARDAARKAARDGAAPGPVLVCGSLYLLAEFFTKHPRLLLPPDAPQAAPEGE; encoded by the coding sequence ATGCCCATCTCGAACGATTCCGCACCGTCCGGCGCCGCGCCCTTTGCCGGCGTGGCCGACGTCCTGGCCCGGCTCGAGGGCCTGGGCCTCTTCCACATGGACCTGACTCTCGCCCGCATGGAGGCCTTCGCGGCCGAGGCCGGTCTTTCGCGGCCGCCCTATGTCTGCGTCCACGTGGTCGGCACCAACGGCAAGGGCTCCACCTGCGCCTTCCTGGAGAGCATCCTGCGCGCCCACGGCCTGCGCACCGGACTCTACGCCTCGCCCCACTTCACGGACGTGCGCGAGCGCGTGAAGATCGACGGCCGCCTGATTCCCGAGGCCGACTTCCTGGCCGCGGCCAACCGCGTGGGGCCGCTCTGCGAAAAGCTCGGCCTGACCTACTTCGAGTTCCTGACGGCCCTGGCGCTGGACGCCTTCGCGCATGCCCGCGTCGACGTGGCGGTGCTCGAGGCGGGGCTCGGCGGCCGCTACGACGCGGTCGCGGCCGTCACGCGCGACCTGCTCTGCTGCACGCCCATCGGCATGGACCACATGAAGGTCCTCGGGCCCACGCTGCGCGACATCGCGCGCGACAAGGCCGGGGCCATGCGGCCGAATCTCCCGGTGCTCTCCGCGCCCCAGGAGCTGGACGCCCTGGAGGAGCTGCTGTCCGAGGCCGCGCGCTGCAGGACGTCGTTCACCTCGATCCCGCCGCTGGGCCTGGACGACGCGGCCCGCACGCCGCTCGGCCTCTCGGGCGCGCACCAGCGCGCCAACGCCGCCCTGGCCCTGGCCGCCTTCCGGGAGATCGCCCCGCGCCTGCGCGTGACGCCTGACGACGCGGCCGTGGCCCGGGGGCTCGCCCGGGCCTTCCTCCCCGGCCGCCTGCAGCGCGTGCCCGCCGAGGCCTCGGGCGCGACCCCCGACGAACCCGAGGTCTGGCTCGACGGCGCGCACAACGCGCCCGGCCTCGCGGCCCTGGGCGCGGCCCTGCAGGAGCTCGGCGTGCGCCCTGCGGCCGTGGTCTTCTCCTGCTTCGCGGACAAGGAGCCGGAAACCCTCGCCCCGCACGTCCTGGCCCTCACGGACGGCCCCCTGGTCGTGCCCGGGCTCGACGTCCCCGGCCGGGCCTCGGACGCCCCGGCCGTGGTCGAGGCCCTCGGCCGTCGCGCCGTGCCCGCCGCCTCCCTGGACGAGGCCCTGGACATGGCCCGCGACGCGGCCCGCAAGGCCGCCCGGGACGGGGCCGCGCCCGGCCCTGTGCTGGTCTGCGGCTCCTTGTATTTGCTGGCCGAGTTCTTTACAAAACATCCTCGGCTGCTGCTGCCCCCGGACGCCCCGCAGGCCGCTCCAGAGGGCGAGTGA